From the genome of Streptomyces xanthophaeus:
GCTCGACACCGGCTTCTACGACCGCCACCTCGACACCCTCACCGGCAGCGCCCCGGACGCCACCCCGGCCGCCCTCGCCGCCGCCCTCGCCGAAGCGGCCCCCGGCCCGGACGCCCCCCTCGCCGCCCGCCTCGGCGGCTGGCGCAACGTCCGCTCCCAGCCGCAGACCCGCCGCTACCGGTCCGCCGGCGTCGAGCACGAGGTCCAGTACCACCCGGTGAACCACCCCGGCATCCGCGTGGTGGCCATCACCCCCACCCTCGTCACCCTCGAAGTCGAGGGAATCCGACGTGCGTTCCACGTGAAACAAAATTCGAACGACATCTACGTGGACTCCGCCCTCGGCGCCCACACCTTCACCCGCGTTCCCCGCTTCCCGGACCCCCAGGACCGCACGGAACCGGGCTCGCTGCTCGCCCCCATGCCCGGCACCGTCGTCCGCGTCGCCGAGGGCCTGGCCCCCGGCAGCCCCGTCACCGCCGGCCAGCCCCTGCTCTGGCTGGAGGCCATGAAGATGGAGCACCGCATCCTCGCTCCCGCCTCCGGCACGCTCACCGCGCTCCACGCCGCCACCGGCCAACAGGTCGAGTTCGGCGCCCTGCTCGCCGTAGTCCAGGAGGAACCGCAAGCATGAGCACCGCCATCGAAACCGAAGAGCACAACGCCCTGCGCGCCGCCGTCGCCGCCCTCGGACAGCGCTACGGCCGCGACTACCTCGCCCGCGTCGCCCGCGAAGGCGGCCACCCCGACGAGCTGTGGGCCGACGCCGCGAAGCTCGGCTACCTCGGGGTCAACCTCCCCGAGGAGTACGGCGGCGGAGGCGGCGGCATCGCCGAACTCTCCATCGTCCTGGAAGAACTCGGGGCCGCGGGCAGTCCCCTCCTCATGATGGTCGTCTCGCCCGCCATCTGCGGCACGGTCATCGCCCGCTTCGGCACGGACGCCCAGAAGCAGGCCTGGCTGCCCGGCCTCGCCGACGGCAGCCGCACCATGGCCTTCGGCATCACCGAACCCGACGCCGGATCCAACTCGCACCGGATCACCACCACGGCCCGCCGCGACGGCGACGACTGGATCCTCACCGGCCGCAAGGTCTTCATCTCCGGCGTCGACATCGCCGACGCCACCCTCATCGTCGGCCGCACCGAGGACGCTCGCACCGGCAGCCTCAAGCCCTGTCTGTTCATCGTCCCGCGCGACGCCCCCGGCTTCACCCGCTCGGTCATCGACATGGAACTGGCCGCCGCGGAGAAGCAGTTCGAACTCACCCTGGACGACGTACGCCTGCCGTCCTCCGCCCTCGTGGGCGACGAGGACGCGGGCCTGCTCCAGCTGTTCGCCGGACTCAACCCCGAGCGGATCATGACCGCCGCCTTCGCCATCGGGATGGGCCGGTACGCCCTCGCCAAGGCCGTCGACTACGCGAAGACCCGCCAGGTCTGGAAGGCGCCCATCGGCGCGCACCAGGCCGTGGCCCACCCGCTGGCCCAGGCGCACATCGAGCTGGAACTGGCCCGCCTGATGATGCAGAAGGCGGCCCGCCTGTACGACGCGGGCGACGACATGGGGGCGGGCGAGGCGGCGAACATGGCCAAGTACGCCGCGGCGGAGGCCTGCGTCCGTGCGGTGGACCAGGCGGTCCACACCCTCGGCGGCAACGGCCTCACCCGCGAATACGGCCTGGCCTCCCTCATCACCGCCTCCCGTGTGTCCCGCATCGCCCCGGTGAGCCGCGAGATGATCCTGAACTTCATCTCCCACCAAACCCTGGGCCTACCGAAGTCCTACTAGACCGGGCCGTCTGTGGGGTGCGGGCCGCCTGTCGAGTGCGGGCCGTGTGCCGGGCTCTGCCCGGACCCGCGCCTCAAACGCCGGCGAGGCTGAAAATGTGGGCCTGTGCCTGTCGGTTGGTGGCGGGGTGGGGTGCCGGGGCGGGGTGTCTCCTCGGCTCGGCGCGTGCGGGTTTGTCTCGGTTGTTCTCGGTGGTTGCGCGCTCGTCCTGCGGGGACACCCCGCCCCGTCCCCCCACCCCTCACGCCGTCGCTGTCGGAGCCCCGCCGTGGGGCGGGGACACGCAGGAGGGTCCCCGCAGGACGAGGCGCGACCACGGCCGTCTGGCCGTGACAAGCCCGAACGCGCCGAGCCGAGGAGACCCTCGTGCGGGGCACCGCCCCACCCTTTGAAGCCCCGCCGGCGTTTGAGGCGCCGCCCCGGCGGGGGCAGCCCGCGCCGTGAACTGCCGAGCACCCCGCAGGGGCAACGTACCCTCCCCGGAGGGAATCGGCTCCTGAAGTACCCCCATCCGCACACCACTCCGGAGGAGACATGGCCCCACGAGTGCACGCCGCCCAGGCGACCGGCATCGTCACCCTCACCCTGGACTCCCCGGGCAACCGCAACGCCCTTTCCGCCGGCCTCGTCGCCGAGCTCCGCTCCGCGCTCGCCGCCACCACCGCGGACCCGGCCGTCCGGGCCGTCGTCCTCACCCACACCGGTACCACCTTCTGCGCCGGGGCCGATCTCAAGTCCCCCTGCGATCCCGCCGACTTCCTGGCCCTGCTCCGCGAGACCGCCGAGCTGCCCAAGCCCGTCGTTGCCCGGGTCACCGGCCACGTCCGGGCCGGCGGCCTCGGGCTGCTCGGTGTCTGCGACATCGCCGCCGCCGGACCGCAGTCCTCGTACGCCTTCACCGAGACCCATCTGGGCCTCGCCCCCGCGGTGATCTCCATGCCCCTGCTGCCGCGCCTCGACCCGCGCGCCGCCGCCCGCTACTTCCTCACCGCCGAGCCCTTCGACGCCACCGAGGCCGCCCGGATCGGACTGCTCACCCTGCACGGCGAGGACGTGGACGCGGCCCTGGAGCCCGTACTCGCCGGCCTGCGCAAGGCCTCCCCGCAGGGGCTGGCCGCGACCAAGGCGCTGACCTCCGCCGCCGTACGGGAGGCTCTCGCCCGCGACGGCTCCCGCCTCACCGAGCTGTCCGCCGGGCTGTTCGCCTCCGACGAGGCCCGCGAAGGAATCACCGCCCGCTTCGAGCGCCGGGAACCGTCATGGTCGCTGTGACCGGCCCCAAGCAGGCGCGCAGCCGCGTCACCCGCCGCCACCTCCTGGAGGCGGCCGTGTCCTGCCTGGCGGAGCACGGCTGGGCCGGTTCGACCGTCTCGGTCGTCGCCGAACGGGCCGGGGTCTCGCGCGGCGCCGCCCAGCACCACTTCCCGACCCGCGAGGACCTGTTCACCGCGGCCGTCGAGTACGTTGCCGAGGAGCGCTCCACCGCCCTGCGTGACCTCTTCCACGCCGGTCCGGCCGCCCGCCCCGCCGTGGTGGAGGCGCTGGTCGACCTGTACACCGGCGCCCTCTTCCGGGCCGCCCTCCAACTGTGGGTGGCCGCCTCCAACGAGGAGCAGCTGCGCCCCCAGGTCACCGAACTGGAGGCCCGGGTCGGCCGCGAGACCCACCGCATCGCGGTCGAGCTGCTGGGTGCGGACGAGTCGGTGCCGGGCGTACGGGAGACCGTGCAGGGCCTGCTGGACATGGCGCGGGGCCTGGGCCTTGCCAACGTGCTCACCGACGACACGGCCCGCCGGGCCCGGGTGGTGGCCCAGTGGTCCCGGATCCTGGACGCGGCCCTCGGCTGAGGCGGCGGGAACGACAAGGGCGCCGCACCCCGCCCGCGGGATACGGCGCCCTGCCTGCCTGAGCGGCTGTGTGACTACGCGGTTTCGGCGATGTCCGCGTAGCCCTCGATCTCCTGCGGGTTGCGCCGCCCCGGCCCGATGTAGCGGGCCGAGGGCCGCACCAGGCGGCCCGTGCGCTTCTGCTCCAGGATGTGCGCCGACCAGCCTGCGGTACGGGCGCAGCTGAACATCGACGTGAACATGTGCGCGGGGACCTCGGCGAAGTCCAGCATGATCGCGGCCCAGAACTCCACGTTCGTGGCGAGCACCCGGTCGGGGCGGCGCGCGTGCAGCTCCTCCAGCGCGGCCTTCTCGAGCGCGGCGGCCACCTCGTAGCGCGGCGCGTCGAGCTCCTTGGCCGTGCGCCGCAGCACGCGGGCGCGCGGGTCCTCGGCGCGGTAGACGCGGTGGCCGAAGCCCATGAGCCGCTCGCCCTTGTCGAGGGCCTTCTTCACGTACGCCACGGCGTCGCCGGTGCGCTCGATCTCCTCGATCATGCCGAGCACGCGGGACGGCGCCCCGCCGTGCAGCGGTCCCGACATGGCGCCCACCGCGCCGGACAGCGCGGCGGCGACGTCCGCGCCGGTCGACGCGATCACGCGGGCGGTGAAGGTGGAGGCGTTCATGCCGTGTTCGGCGGCCGAGGTCCAGTAGGCGTCGACGGCCTTGACGTGCCGCGGGTCCGGCTCGCCCCGCCAGCGGATCATGAACCGTTCGACGACGGACTCGGCCTTGTCGATCTCCCGCTGCGGCACCATGGGCAGGCCCTGGCCGCGGGCGGACTGGGCGACGTACGACAGTGCCATCACGGCCGCGCGCGCGAGATCGTCGCGGGCGGTCTGCACGTCGATGTCCAGCAGCGGTTTCAGACCCCACACGGGGGCGAGCATCGCGAGCGCCGACTGGACGTCGACACGGATGTCACCGGAGTGGACCGGAATGGGGAAGGGCTCGGCGGCCGGCAGGCCCGGGTTGAACGCACCGTCGACCAGCAGGCCCCAGACGTTCCCGAAGGAGACGTGGCCGACGAGGTCTTCGATGTCGACGCCCCGGTAGCGGAGCGACCCGCCTTCCTTGTCGGGCTCGGCGATCTCCGTCTCGAACGCGACGATCCCTTCGAGCCCGGGTACGAAGTCGGACATCAGGCGGCTCCTCAAATAGTGCGAACACGCGCGGCTCCCGGCGTGACTCGCGGTCCGGCGCGGTCATCCCCGTTGATGCCCGGCACGGCCGTCGGTCACCCACTCGGGGACCTTCGGACCGGCCCCAAGATTTTGGCCGTTCCGCCCCGACTGCGGAAGCGTGACATACGGCACACCGTCACCGGTCAGGCTGCGGCAGGATGGCCGACGTGACCGATCAGGACATTGACCCCGCCATGATGCGCAAGCAGTACCGCTCGGAGATCGTCGACGAGGGGAGTCTCGCCGGGAATCCGATGGACCAGTTCGCCCTCTGGTTCCAGCAGGCCGCCGACTCGCACCTCTTCGAGCCGAACGCCATGGTCGTATCGACGGCCACCCCGGACGGACGGCCCAGTTCGCGGACGGTGCTGATGAAGCAGTTCGACGGCCGGGGCTTCGTCTTCTTCACCAATTACGCCTCCCGCAAGGGCCGTGAGCTGGCCGAGAACCCGCACGTCGCGCTGCTCTTCCCCTGGCACCCGATCGCCCGCCAGGTGATCGTCACGGGCACGGCGGCCCGTATCGGCCGCGACGAGACGGCGGCGTACTTCCGCTCGCGCCCGCACGGATCCCAGCTGGGCGCCTGGGCGAGCGAGCAGTCCAGCGTGATCGGCTCCCGTGCGGAGCTGGACCGGCGCTACGCCGAGCTGGAGGCCCGCTACCCGGAGGGCGAGCAGGTGCCGGTGCCGCCGGAGTGGGGCGGCCTGCGGGTGGTCCCGGAGGCGGTGGAGTTCTGGCAGGGCCACGAGAACCGCCTGCACGACCGTCTGCGCTACGTCCTGGACGGGGACGAGTGGCGGGTGGAGCGGCTCTGCCCGTAGGGGGGCGTCCTGCCGTGCTTCCCCTCGGCCCTGGCGGTCTGGGGAGGCCCCATAGCACCCACCGGATGCCGCGGGCTCGGCCGACCGGATCCGGAAGAGACGGCCTGGCCGGGGGCCCGCTCCTGCTCACCCCGAGCGGGAGCGGCAAACGCAGACGACCCGCGGGCTCGGGTTTCTCTCCTGCAGTGAGAGAAGCCGGCCGGACGTACCGGCGAGCCCGCGGGTCGGGTGACTGCTTGGGATTGGCGCCAGGCGATTCCGCCGGGCACCGCACTGGGTGCGTGCGACGACGGGCCCTAGCCCGCAGTCACCTCACGCGTCCGGAGTTCATACATTTCCGGGATCACCTCCTTTCAGTGTGTGTCCACTCTAGGCAGGCCTGTGCCGTCCGCTCAATCGAATTTCGTCGGCGAATCCATAGCTGTAGCCATCGGCTCTCTGGAGTAGCTGCAAGTTCCGGTGGGAGACATCAAAGCGGCTGGTCAACGTCGTGATGCGATGCTGGCCGCTGCTCCGGACCGCGATGCGCCCCACCCACTTGCCGACCCACTTTCCTTTGGGTACGACGGCCGCCACCAGGTCCCCGGTCGCGTACCCGTGGTGGACCTTGCCGCGCGGTCGCTGCAAGCGGGGGAAACCGAAGCGGTCAGGGGTGGTCCTGGCGTACGAACCACGCCCGGTCGACGACACCACCAGGATCTGCGCGGGCACCCGGACGAGGGCGTCCCCTCGCTCGTGGTCGATGACTCCGGTGGCCAGGGCGTCGAGCGTGTGGCTTTTCGGCAAGCCCATCGCGAACCGGTTCCAGTGGGTACGCCCGCCTGACCACGCATGCACCGGCACACCCTGAGCTGCGAGCGCCTCCACGAGCTGGAGCCGGGTGGCGTTCGTGGCGGCCACGTCCCGCAGAGGTTTCCTCAGCTGGGTGATCACGCGTTCCAGCCGGGCCGGCTGGTCGGCGAGGAACTCCTGGACGGGTGTCGTCCCCTTCGCCTGATTGCAGGGAACACAAGCGAGGACGAGGTTCGATACCCGGTCCGATCCGCCACGGCTCCGTGGGCGGACGTGATCGATATGGAGAGGCACCCCCGTGGCATCGCAGTACGCGCAGGACCTCTTCCATTTGGCCCGAAGGAACTGACGGACCTCGAATGCACCGTACGTCGGCTCGATGTCTTCCTGCGGGCCGGATTGCACGACTCCGGCGAACGCGGTCGTGTCGAATGCCGCCTGCTCCACGTGGATCTCACGCACCGGTGCATATCGGCACAGTCGCGCGACCACGGCCATGGCCGAGTCGATGCGATGGCGCAAGGAAGGAGGAAGCCAGCCCTCCGGCCGCGGGCGGTTGTTGTGCCGGGGCGCCCGGTACCGGAGATTTGCCGAGCGCCTTCGGCGGCGATAGGCGGCGCGTCGCATCATGCCGCCGTGGATCTGTTGTCCCCGGTGCCGGAGTTCGAGCGTGACCAGCCCCCGGCGGGCGACCGTGGCTCGCCCCTCCCTGCCGATCCGGTGGTGCTGATCAGTGATGGCGAAACCCGTCGCCTTGGAGCCAGGGTCAAGACGCAGCTGTACGCCTTCGACGGCCGAGCCCGCACGGGTCCGGTGCTTGAGCCGGATGGTGAATGGAGCACGCCGTGCCACGACGGCGCGTCCACCGGCGAGCAACTCGCGCGCACGGGCCGGATGGCAGGGCATCACCGGCTCGCCTTCCTTGGACAGTACGAACACCCTGCTTGCTGTCGGGCGGGGAGCGTCACCGCTCCCGGTCTCTGCCGTCTCCGCTGCCGAAGCGGCAGATCTGGCGTGTCGCCGACGTGTCCCGGTGCGGACTCCGCCGGTCTCCCCTCGCCCATGTTCCACACCGGCGCCCGGCACGGTGGCCGGGAGTCCGTGAGCCGTTTCGTCCCTGCTCCCAGGGGTGTCTGCGCTCGCGGATTCCAGAGCAGGCTGCTGAGGAAGCACAACCTGGTGGGTCTGCTCGCCTGTGAGGAACGTAGTCATCGAGGCACCTCAACTGATCCGGGGATCGTGATGACTGGGGCTGGTCACTCGGTGTGAGGGAGCGAGTGACCTCCCTTCTCGTGGTTCTCGTGACGCTACGCATCGTGGATCGTGCGGTGTGCACGAATGCCGGATGGTCACTCGAACGTGTGGTCGTTCCGGGGGCGCTTTCCCAGGTGTGGAGGGAGGCGCACCGATTTCCCCGAAAGCGGTGTGGGCTGCGTCACGTTCCAGTTCAATGATCTGACGTGCCGCACACGCCAACACCTGCTGGGGGTTCCAGGTGAGTGCTTACGGACGTGACGAGACCGCCGACGATCTGCTCGCAGCGCTGTTGGACGGGATGGACGCCGCCTTGTGCGCGTTCGACTCCGACGGCGTGATCACGCACTGGAACCGCGAGGCCGAGCGGATCCTGGGCTGGACCGCCGCCGAGGCCGTGGGCCGCAAGGGCTTCGAGGGCTGGGCGGTGCGGGCCGCCGACGCGCACGACGTCCAGGACCGGCTGATGGCCGCCCAGCACGTGCCCGGCCGGCAGGTGCACGAGTTCGCCCTGCTGACCAAGGACGGCGGGCGCGTCCTCGTACGGACCCAGTCCGCCGGGGTGCCGGGCGCGGACGGGAAACCCGCCGGGGTGTACTGCGCCTTCAGCGAGGTGCACGCCCAGATCGACCTGGAACGCTCCATCGCGCTGAGCGAGGCCCTGATGGAGGACGCCTCGTGGGGCGTCGTCCTGGTCGACGTCGACCTGCGGCCCGCCGTGGTCAACGCGCACGCCGCACGCGCCTTCGGGACCGGCCGCACCGCACTGCTCGGGCGGCCCCTGGGAGAACTGCTGACCCAGGGCGTGGAGGAGCTGGAGGGTGCGCTCCAGCACGTGCTCGCCGAGGGGGCCCCGCCCGCGCCGGTGGAGATGTGGGTGTCGGTGCCCACGCCGGAGGGGGTGCGGCGCAGGTGCTGGCGGTGCGGGTTCCTGCGGCTGGCCTCGCCGCTCGCGGAGGAGCCGGTGCCGCTGGGCGTCGGCTGGCTGTTCCAGGACGTCACCGAGGCACGCCAGGAGCAGCTGGACACCGCGCAGCTGCGGTTCCGTTCGCACCAGCTCCACCGTGCGGGGCGGGCCGCCGCAGAGTGCGAGGACCCGGCCGAGGCGGCCGCCGTACGCCTGGACTTCGCCCTCGCCGGCTTCGCCGAGCACGCGCTGCTGGACGTACTGGACCCCACGGCCGACCCCGAGCGGCGCAGGCTCGTACGGTCCGCCGCGTCCCCGCCGGCGCTGCCGGGCCCCGGGTCGATCCCCGTCCGTTACGCGGCCGGGCACCCGGCGCTGCAGGCCCTGGACCGGATCGGCTCGGTGCGCACCAGCGCCCCGCGGGGGGAGGCGGACGCGGAGTGGGCGCGGGCCCGTCAGTGGCCCGAGGGTGCCGCGCACGTGCTGTGCACGGTGCTGCGGAGCCGGGGGCGGACCCTGGGGGCGCTGACGTTCGTGCGCGGGCCTTCGCGGGCGGCCTTCGAGCGTGCGGACGCCGCGTACGCGGAGGAGGTCGCGGCCCGGGTCGCGGCCGACCTGGACCTGGCGGCGGGTCCGGCCGGCCCGGGGGCGGGCTGACGCGGCCCGGGTTGAGACGACCTAGTGCCGGAAGAAGATCCGGTCGCCGTACTCCTGCATCACGCGGCCGTTCCACTCGTGGCCGCCGTCGACGTTGCCCGAGCGCAGCAGCGGGGGTTCGACCCCGCGGGCGGCGAGCTCGCCGGCCGCCGCCGCCATGACCGCCTGCATGATCGCGCTGGTCACGACGGTGGAGGCGGGGGCGAAGGGCGCGTCGATGCCGTCGAGGGTCAGCTCGGCGTCGCCGACCGCGATCTTGCTGTCGAGGACGACGTCGCAGTGGTCCTTGAGGAAGGTGCCGGAGACGTGCCGTGACTTGGTTCCGGTCGCGTACGCCACCGAGGTCACGCCGATGACCTTGAGGCCGATGGCGCGGGCGTTCATCGCCATCTCGACGGGCAGGGCGTTGCGCCCGGAGAGGGAGATGATCACGAGGATGTCGCCGTCGGAGGCGGGGCTGCTGTCGAGGACGGCGCCGGCCAGGCCGTCGACCCGTTCCAGGGCGCTGCCCAGGGTCGCGGGCATGACGTCGACGCCGGCGGTGCCGGGGACGGCGAGGAAGTTCATCAGGGCCAGGCCGCCGGCCCGGTAGACGACGTCCTGGGCGGGCAGTGAGGAATGTCCGGCGCCGAAGGCGAAGAGCCGGTTGCCGGCGGCGACCGCGTCGGCGATGAGGGAGCCGGCCTCGGCGATGTGCGGGGCCTCCTCGTCCCGCACCCGTTCCAGCAGACCGATGGCGGCGTCGAAGAACTGACCGGCCAGCTTGCTCTCGCTCATACGCCGATGGCCCTTCCAGGGGTGGGGAGCGTCCGTGTCCGCCGCTCACCGTGCGGTCTGGACCAAGGGCGTGTCAATACGAACGTCAATCCCGGGCCGAAAGCTCTGGTCGCGCGCCCCGGACATCCTCGGACGATCTTCCGGGGGATGTCCGGGAGATGTCCGGGAGCGGTCTTGACCCACGGCACGGGACGGTTGTCGGCCCGATGCGTCAGAATTGGGGGCAGGGCCAGCGCACGCAATCCGAGGGGCACGAATGTCCGGACTGATCGATACCACGGAGATGTATCTCCGCACCATCCTCGAGCTGGAAGAGGAAGGCGTGGTCCCCATGCGCGCCCGCATCGCCGAGCGGCTCGACCAGAGCGGTCCGACGGTGAGCCAGACGGTGGCGCGCATGGAGCGGGACGGCCTGGTGGCCGTCGCCAGCGACCGGCACCTCGAACTGACGGAGGAGGGGCGCCGACTGGCCACGCGTGTCATGCGCAAGCACCGGCTCGCGGAGTGTCTGCTCGTCGACGTGATCGGCCTGGAGTGGGAGCAGGTGCACGCGG
Proteins encoded in this window:
- the iscB gene encoding RNA-guided endonuclease IscB produces the protein MFVLSKEGEPVMPCHPARARELLAGGRAVVARRAPFTIRLKHRTRAGSAVEGVQLRLDPGSKATGFAITDQHHRIGREGRATVARRGLVTLELRHRGQQIHGGMMRRAAYRRRRRSANLRYRAPRHNNRPRPEGWLPPSLRHRIDSAMAVVARLCRYAPVREIHVEQAAFDTTAFAGVVQSGPQEDIEPTYGAFEVRQFLRAKWKRSCAYCDATGVPLHIDHVRPRSRGGSDRVSNLVLACVPCNQAKGTTPVQEFLADQPARLERVITQLRKPLRDVAATNATRLQLVEALAAQGVPVHAWSGGRTHWNRFAMGLPKSHTLDALATGVIDHERGDALVRVPAQILVVSSTGRGSYARTTPDRFGFPRLQRPRGKVHHGYATGDLVAAVVPKGKWVGKWVGRIAVRSSGQHRITTLTSRFDVSHRNLQLLQRADGYSYGFADEIRLSGRHRPA
- a CDS encoding acyl-CoA dehydrogenase family protein — translated: MSTAIETEEHNALRAAVAALGQRYGRDYLARVAREGGHPDELWADAAKLGYLGVNLPEEYGGGGGGIAELSIVLEELGAAGSPLLMMVVSPAICGTVIARFGTDAQKQAWLPGLADGSRTMAFGITEPDAGSNSHRITTTARRDGDDWILTGRKVFISGVDIADATLIVGRTEDARTGSLKPCLFIVPRDAPGFTRSVIDMELAAAEKQFELTLDDVRLPSSALVGDEDAGLLQLFAGLNPERIMTAAFAIGMGRYALAKAVDYAKTRQVWKAPIGAHQAVAHPLAQAHIELELARLMMQKAARLYDAGDDMGAGEAANMAKYAAAEACVRAVDQAVHTLGGNGLTREYGLASLITASRVSRIAPVSREMILNFISHQTLGLPKSY
- a CDS encoding TetR/AcrR family transcriptional regulator, whose protein sequence is MVAVTGPKQARSRVTRRHLLEAAVSCLAEHGWAGSTVSVVAERAGVSRGAAQHHFPTREDLFTAAVEYVAEERSTALRDLFHAGPAARPAVVEALVDLYTGALFRAALQLWVAASNEEQLRPQVTELEARVGRETHRIAVELLGADESVPGVRETVQGLLDMARGLGLANVLTDDTARRARVVAQWSRILDAALG
- a CDS encoding SIS domain-containing protein; its protein translation is MSESKLAGQFFDAAIGLLERVRDEEAPHIAEAGSLIADAVAAGNRLFAFGAGHSSLPAQDVVYRAGGLALMNFLAVPGTAGVDVMPATLGSALERVDGLAGAVLDSSPASDGDILVIISLSGRNALPVEMAMNARAIGLKVIGVTSVAYATGTKSRHVSGTFLKDHCDVVLDSKIAVGDAELTLDGIDAPFAPASTVVTSAIMQAVMAAAAGELAARGVEPPLLRSGNVDGGHEWNGRVMQEYGDRIFFRH
- a CDS encoding citrate synthase 2 translates to MSDFVPGLEGIVAFETEIAEPDKEGGSLRYRGVDIEDLVGHVSFGNVWGLLVDGAFNPGLPAAEPFPIPVHSGDIRVDVQSALAMLAPVWGLKPLLDIDVQTARDDLARAAVMALSYVAQSARGQGLPMVPQREIDKAESVVERFMIRWRGEPDPRHVKAVDAYWTSAAEHGMNASTFTARVIASTGADVAAALSGAVGAMSGPLHGGAPSRVLGMIEEIERTGDAVAYVKKALDKGERLMGFGHRVYRAEDPRARVLRRTAKELDAPRYEVAAALEKAALEELHARRPDRVLATNVEFWAAIMLDFAEVPAHMFTSMFSCARTAGWSAHILEQKRTGRLVRPSARYIGPGRRNPQEIEGYADIAETA
- a CDS encoding PAS domain-containing protein; the encoded protein is MDAALCAFDSDGVITHWNREAERILGWTAAEAVGRKGFEGWAVRAADAHDVQDRLMAAQHVPGRQVHEFALLTKDGGRVLVRTQSAGVPGADGKPAGVYCAFSEVHAQIDLERSIALSEALMEDASWGVVLVDVDLRPAVVNAHAARAFGTGRTALLGRPLGELLTQGVEELEGALQHVLAEGAPPAPVEMWVSVPTPEGVRRRCWRCGFLRLASPLAEEPVPLGVGWLFQDVTEARQEQLDTAQLRFRSHQLHRAGRAAAECEDPAEAAAVRLDFALAGFAEHALLDVLDPTADPERRRLVRSAASPPALPGPGSIPVRYAAGHPALQALDRIGSVRTSAPRGEADAEWARARQWPEGAAHVLCTVLRSRGRTLGALTFVRGPSRAAFERADAAYAEEVAARVAADLDLAAGPAGPGAG
- the pdxH gene encoding pyridoxamine 5'-phosphate oxidase — translated: MADVTDQDIDPAMMRKQYRSEIVDEGSLAGNPMDQFALWFQQAADSHLFEPNAMVVSTATPDGRPSSRTVLMKQFDGRGFVFFTNYASRKGRELAENPHVALLFPWHPIARQVIVTGTAARIGRDETAAYFRSRPHGSQLGAWASEQSSVIGSRAELDRRYAELEARYPEGEQVPVPPEWGGLRVVPEAVEFWQGHENRLHDRLRYVLDGDEWRVERLCP
- a CDS encoding enoyl-CoA hydratase family protein produces the protein MAPRVHAAQATGIVTLTLDSPGNRNALSAGLVAELRSALAATTADPAVRAVVLTHTGTTFCAGADLKSPCDPADFLALLRETAELPKPVVARVTGHVRAGGLGLLGVCDIAAAGPQSSYAFTETHLGLAPAVISMPLLPRLDPRAAARYFLTAEPFDATEAARIGLLTLHGEDVDAALEPVLAGLRKASPQGLAATKALTSAAVREALARDGSRLTELSAGLFASDEAREGITARFERREPSWSL